One window from the genome of Phocoena phocoena chromosome 15, mPhoPho1.1, whole genome shotgun sequence encodes:
- the RAB5IF gene encoding GEL complex subunit OPTI isoform X2 gives MSGGRRKEEPPQPLLANGALKVSVWSKVLRSDAAWEDKDEFLDVIYWFRQIIAVVLGVIWGVLPLRGFLGIAGFCLINAGVLYLYFSNYLQIDEEEYGGTWELTKEGFMTSFALFMVIWIIFYTAIHYD, from the exons ATGAGCGGCGGGCGGCGGAAGGAGGAGCCGCCTCAGCCGCTGCTGGCTAACGGGGCCCTGAAAGTCTCCGTCTGGAGCAAGGTGCTACGGAGCGACGCGGCCTGGGAGGACAAG GATGAATTTTTAGATGTGATCTACTGGTTCCGACAGATCATTGCTGTGGTCCTAGGTGTCATTTGGGGAGTGTTACCATTGCGCGGTTTCTTGGGAATAGCAGG ATTCTGCCTGATCAACGCAGGTGTCCTGTACCTCTACTTCAGCAACTACCTACAGATAGATGAGGAAGAGTATGGTGGCACGTGGGAGCTCACAAAGGAAGGGTTTATGACATCGTTTGCCTTGTTCATG GTCATTTGGATCATCTTTTACACTGCCATCCACTATGACTGA
- the RAB5IF gene encoding GEL complex subunit OPTI isoform X1 produces the protein MSGGRRKEEPPQPLLANGALKVSVWSKVLRSDAAWEDKDEFLDVIYWFRQIIAVVLGVIWGVLPLRGFLGIAGFCLINAGVLYLYFSNYLQIDEEEYGGTWELTKEGFMTSFALFMVCVAGNFTAGHLDHLLHCHPL, from the exons ATGAGCGGCGGGCGGCGGAAGGAGGAGCCGCCTCAGCCGCTGCTGGCTAACGGGGCCCTGAAAGTCTCCGTCTGGAGCAAGGTGCTACGGAGCGACGCGGCCTGGGAGGACAAG GATGAATTTTTAGATGTGATCTACTGGTTCCGACAGATCATTGCTGTGGTCCTAGGTGTCATTTGGGGAGTGTTACCATTGCGCGGTTTCTTGGGAATAGCAGG ATTCTGCCTGATCAACGCAGGTGTCCTGTACCTCTACTTCAGCAACTACCTACAGATAGATGAGGAAGAGTATGGTGGCACGTGGGAGCTCACAAAGGAAGGGTTTATGACATCGTTTGCCTTGTTCATGGTATGTGTAGCTGGTAATTTCACAGCAG GTCATTTGGATCATCTTTTACACTGCCATCCACTATGA